In Candidatus Methylomirabilota bacterium, one genomic interval encodes:
- a CDS encoding ABC transporter substrate-binding protein — MRSRYPHFTLIVVLAVLVWILAAPPVADAQAPKRGGTLRVAYGNAIAHLDFHTAPGYEMMWVAMNVGCGLLDITPDGKFVGDAAESWQVSPDNLTYTFKLRKGVLFHDGTQVDAKAVKFSIDRLMDPATKSGMRSFYDSVRAVEVVGPDTVQIQLKRPYAFLLHMLAAYRTGFVIYSPTATQKYSLEDRKKGKPEAVVGCGPFRLVEWVKGDHLVMDRFDKYYKKGQPYLDRVHIRIIKDPVTQMAAFKAGEVDFVASFSPEHVDVLKSQNPKAQILTGKETTPMVVAMKVTVPKDGKPMSKERIPHPKLGDLRVRKAIGCYGMDRSEIVKIAFKGQATPWAGMIPPGTMDTVDVNAKCPYDQAKAKALLKEAGYGPSNPLTVDLIADTEKSVFGVIATVVKEQLARIGVTANIKALDKVTWMNTTLNDGPWDMYVEDLLSLLTPDSNGYLSNSYSTWSHPRHNDKRVDDIYVRYAQEMDPAKRKVIARELQDFMVDNMYWNNVSGSPFYMISQPWVKNYTYNAEFEVNWGEVWVDK, encoded by the coding sequence ATGCGCTCGCGTTATCCCCACTTCACCCTGATCGTCGTGCTCGCCGTCCTCGTCTGGATCCTCGCTGCGCCCCCTGTGGCCGACGCCCAAGCGCCGAAACGCGGCGGGACCCTGCGGGTCGCCTACGGTAACGCCATCGCCCACCTCGACTTCCACACCGCTCCCGGCTACGAGATGATGTGGGTCGCGATGAACGTCGGTTGCGGGCTGCTGGACATCACGCCCGACGGCAAGTTCGTCGGCGACGCCGCCGAGTCATGGCAGGTATCGCCCGACAACCTGACCTACACCTTCAAGCTCCGGAAAGGCGTCCTGTTCCACGACGGTACCCAGGTCGACGCCAAGGCCGTCAAGTTCAGCATCGACCGCTTGATGGATCCCGCCACCAAGTCCGGCATGCGCAGCTTCTATGACTCGGTCCGCGCCGTCGAGGTCGTCGGCCCGGACACGGTTCAGATCCAGCTGAAGCGGCCCTACGCCTTCCTGCTGCACATGCTCGCCGCGTACCGGACCGGCTTCGTCATCTACTCGCCGACCGCCACCCAGAAGTACAGCCTGGAAGACCGCAAGAAGGGCAAGCCCGAGGCCGTGGTGGGGTGCGGGCCGTTCCGGCTGGTCGAGTGGGTGAAGGGCGACCACCTGGTCATGGACCGGTTCGACAAGTACTACAAGAAGGGCCAGCCGTACCTCGACCGCGTGCACATCCGCATCATCAAGGACCCGGTGACCCAGATGGCCGCCTTCAAGGCCGGGGAGGTCGACTTCGTCGCGTCGTTCTCACCGGAGCACGTGGATGTCCTCAAGTCTCAGAATCCGAAGGCCCAGATCCTCACCGGCAAGGAGACCACGCCGATGGTGGTGGCGATGAAGGTCACCGTGCCGAAGGATGGCAAGCCGATGTCCAAGGAGCGGATCCCGCACCCCAAGCTGGGTGACCTCCGGGTGCGCAAGGCGATTGGCTGCTACGGGATGGACCGGAGCGAGATCGTGAAGATCGCCTTCAAGGGCCAGGCGACTCCGTGGGCGGGGATGATCCCGCCGGGCACCATGGACACCGTGGACGTCAACGCCAAGTGCCCGTACGATCAGGCCAAGGCCAAGGCTCTCCTGAAGGAGGCCGGCTACGGGCCCTCCAATCCGCTGACCGTCGATCTCATCGCCGACACGGAGAAGTCGGTGTTCGGCGTCATCGCCACCGTCGTCAAGGAGCAGCTGGCCCGGATCGGTGTGACCGCGAACATCAAGGCGCTCGACAAGGTGACCTGGATGAACACGACCCTCAACGACGGCCCCTGGGACATGTACGTGGAGGACCTGCTGTCCCTGCTGACGCCGGACAGCAACGGCTATCTGTCCAACTCGTACTCGACGTGGAGCCACCCGCGACACAACGACAAGCGCGTGGATGACATCTACGTCAGGTACGCCCAGGAGATGGACCCGGCCAAGCGCAAGGTCATCGCCCGGGAGCTGCAGGATTTCATGGTCGACAACATGTACTGGAACAACGTCTCCGGCTCGCCCTTCTACATGATCTCCCAGCCGTGGGTGAAGAACTACACGTACAACGCGGAGTTCGAGGTGAACTGGGGCGAGGTCTGGGTGGACAAGTAA
- a CDS encoding ABC transporter permease: MRTYIIRRLLQIIPTVLMITFVVFMMMRSVPGDPVVALLGDAYTEEDAAKMREVYGLDRPIVVQYAIWLGKLVQGDWGSSIISGHSVLRDVLLRLPVTLELIILGMAIAMLIAVPAAIIGALRQNRWQDYTATSAALVGISIPEFFLGVLLLLLFSVAFKGLLPSSGWVYLPGTCPTIVCTASVWGNLQHVIMPAIALGVGRAAILTRLLRASMLEVIRTEYVTSARAKGLNEWKVVFKHGLKNALIPTVTVMGLQVSFLIGGAIVIETLFALPGLGTFGINAIIARDYQQVQGFALLTACAFVVMNLVVDLTYTLLDPRIRYGG; the protein is encoded by the coding sequence ATGCGAACCTACATCATCCGCCGCCTTCTCCAGATCATCCCGACGGTGTTGATGATCACCTTCGTGGTGTTCATGATGATGCGGTCGGTCCCGGGAGACCCGGTGGTGGCCCTGCTCGGTGATGCCTACACCGAGGAGGACGCCGCCAAGATGCGTGAGGTCTACGGGCTGGACCGCCCGATCGTCGTCCAGTACGCGATCTGGCTCGGCAAGCTCGTGCAGGGCGACTGGGGCAGCTCGATCATCAGCGGCCACTCGGTGCTGAGAGACGTGCTCCTGCGACTGCCGGTGACGCTCGAGCTGATCATCCTGGGGATGGCGATCGCGATGCTCATCGCGGTTCCCGCCGCGATCATCGGGGCCTTGCGCCAGAACCGGTGGCAGGATTACACCGCTACCTCGGCGGCCCTGGTCGGCATCTCGATCCCCGAATTTTTCCTGGGTGTTCTGCTGCTGCTGCTGTTCTCGGTCGCGTTCAAGGGGCTGCTGCCCAGCTCGGGCTGGGTCTATCTCCCGGGGACCTGCCCTACCATCGTCTGCACCGCGAGCGTCTGGGGGAACCTCCAGCACGTGATCATGCCCGCCATCGCCCTCGGGGTGGGCCGGGCCGCCATCCTCACACGGCTCCTCCGCGCCAGCATGCTCGAGGTGATCCGCACCGAGTACGTGACGAGCGCCAGGGCCAAAGGCCTCAACGAGTGGAAGGTGGTCTTCAAGCACGGACTGAAGAACGCGCTGATCCCGACCGTCACCGTGATGGGGCTCCAGGTCAGCTTCCTCATCGGCGGGGCGATCGTGATCGAGACGCTGTTCGCTCTGCCGGGGCTCGGCACCTTCGGCATCAACGCCATCATCGCGCGCGACTACCAGCAGGTCCAGGGATTTGCCCTGCTGACCGCGTGCGCCTTCGTGGTCATGAACCTCGTCGTGGACTTGACGTACACGCTCCTAGACCCGCGCATCCGCTACGGAGGGTGA
- a CDS encoding ABC transporter permease, translated as MANGTDKLDLKPKSLGAAALREADFPAATGVLRSDVRTARSESPTMQGLRRLRRSVTALIGLGIVATLLVVAAFADVLAPRSPIVSDQTQTFQQPSRAYPLGTDQLGRDMLSRIIHGSRVSLVVGLASVLLALLVGVPVGMIAGYYGGRVDMLAMRAMDLILAFPIYLLAIIIMVIFTPTAGLLGTIKVVGAIAIVRIPIYARLVRGSVLSIKEKEYIEASRALGVRDPWILFRHVLPNSLAPIIVTTTLGIATAIIVEATLSFLGLGTQPPTPSWGWDLKANVVFIHDNPWLAVFPGIAIFVTVLGFNLFGDGLRDALDPRLK; from the coding sequence GTGGCCAACGGTACCGACAAGCTCGACCTGAAGCCCAAGTCTCTCGGCGCAGCCGCGCTGCGCGAGGCCGACTTTCCTGCCGCCACGGGGGTCCTCCGGAGCGACGTTCGCACCGCGCGCTCGGAGTCGCCGACGATGCAAGGGCTGCGCCGACTCCGGCGTAGCGTGACGGCGCTCATCGGCCTGGGCATCGTGGCGACCCTGCTTGTGGTGGCCGCCTTCGCCGACGTGCTGGCACCCCGGAGCCCGATCGTCAGCGACCAGACCCAGACCTTCCAGCAGCCGAGCCGGGCGTACCCGCTCGGAACGGACCAGCTCGGGCGCGACATGCTGAGCCGCATCATCCACGGCAGCCGGGTCTCCCTCGTCGTCGGCCTGGCGTCGGTGCTCCTGGCGCTCCTGGTCGGAGTGCCGGTCGGTATGATCGCCGGGTATTACGGGGGCCGGGTCGACATGCTGGCGATGCGGGCGATGGACCTGATCCTCGCGTTTCCCATCTACCTGCTGGCCATCATCATCATGGTCATCTTCACGCCGACCGCAGGGTTGCTCGGCACCATCAAGGTCGTGGGGGCTATCGCCATCGTGCGCATTCCGATCTATGCGCGGCTGGTCCGGGGCAGCGTGCTCTCGATCAAGGAAAAGGAGTACATCGAGGCCAGCCGCGCCCTCGGTGTACGCGATCCCTGGATCCTGTTCCGTCACGTTCTGCCCAACTCTCTGGCGCCGATCATCGTGACCACCACCCTGGGCATCGCCACCGCGATCATCGTGGAGGCGACCCTGTCGTTCCTGGGGCTCGGCACCCAGCCGCCGACACCAAGCTGGGGGTGGGATCTCAAGGCCAACGTCGTCTTCATCCATGACAACCCGTGGCTGGCGGTCTTCCCGGGCATCGCGATCTTCGTCACCGTGCTGGGCTTCAACCTCTTCGGCGACGGCCTGCGCGACGCCCTCGACCCGCGGCTGAAGTAG
- a CDS encoding LLM class flavin-dependent oxidoreductase gives MKLYYFSEMPHHEFPDEEGEKYPSLRLDFPNRFFDREKAAANYRRYLDEYELADRVGFDGLMINEHHSTPSCVNVGANMTAAILARTTTRARLLLLGNILPIEDNPVRMAEQIAMADLISGGRVLSGFVRGVGVETWWANSNPVHNRERFEECHDLILKCWTEPGPFRWEGRHYHFRHVNPWCLPLQKPHPPIWIPGTASPETAVWAGRLGYTYVPFLVPFEIARELFEFYRRGAAEAGRTVTPDKLGFLICAVTADTRAKALEAGRHFVWRMGPTLRMPAEYFAPVGMRSRAGAQFALRSRPRSLATMSYEELLDGHFIIAGTPDEVSDRFALVQRELGIGHLLLEAQESRMDHPTTARSIELMGAKVIPAVTNL, from the coding sequence ATGAAGCTCTACTACTTCAGCGAGATGCCGCACCACGAGTTTCCCGACGAGGAGGGCGAGAAGTATCCCTCGCTCCGCCTCGATTTCCCCAACCGCTTCTTCGACCGCGAGAAGGCGGCGGCGAACTACCGGCGCTACCTCGACGAGTACGAGCTGGCCGACCGGGTGGGCTTCGACGGGCTCATGATCAACGAGCACCACTCCACGCCGTCCTGCGTCAACGTGGGCGCCAACATGACGGCGGCCATCCTGGCCCGCACCACCACGCGCGCCAGGCTCCTCCTGCTCGGCAACATCCTGCCCATCGAGGACAACCCGGTGCGGATGGCCGAGCAGATCGCCATGGCCGACCTCATCTCGGGCGGGCGCGTGCTCTCGGGCTTCGTGCGCGGCGTCGGCGTGGAGACCTGGTGGGCCAACTCCAATCCCGTGCACAACCGCGAGCGCTTCGAGGAGTGTCACGACCTGATCCTCAAGTGCTGGACGGAGCCCGGCCCCTTCCGGTGGGAAGGGCGCCACTACCACTTCCGTCACGTCAACCCCTGGTGCCTGCCCCTGCAGAAGCCGCACCCGCCGATCTGGATCCCCGGCACGGCCAGCCCGGAGACCGCGGTGTGGGCCGGCCGCCTGGGCTATACCTATGTGCCGTTCCTGGTGCCGTTCGAGATCGCCCGGGAGCTCTTCGAGTTCTACCGTCGGGGCGCGGCCGAGGCCGGCCGCACGGTGACACCGGACAAGCTCGGCTTCCTGATCTGCGCGGTCACCGCGGACACCCGGGCGAAGGCTCTGGAGGCCGGCCGGCACTTCGTCTGGCGCATGGGCCCGACGCTGCGCATGCCCGCCGAGTACTTCGCGCCGGTGGGGATGCGCTCGCGCGCCGGCGCTCAGTTCGCGCTGCGCTCCCGCCCGCGCTCGCTGGCCACGATGAGCTACGAGGAGCTCCTGGACGGGCACTTCATCATCGCCGGCACGCCGGACGAGGTGAGCGACCGCTTCGCCCTGGTCCAGCGCGAGCTGGGGATCGGCCACTTGCTCCTGGAGGCTCAGGAGTCCCGGATGGACCACCCGACGACCGCGCGCTCGATCGAGCTGATGGGCGCCAAGGTCATCCCGGCGGTGACCAACCTCTAG
- a CDS encoding alpha/beta hydrolase — MKPREEMITVGGIDVHTWVGGHGDPLLVLHGAGGNRGWTRWVARVAERFTVWAPTHPGFGRSGDAEWMEGVDDLARFYLWFIDAAGLGKPHVLGQSLGGWTAAELATMSPGSIGRLILAAPVGLKPDEGEILDIFYHPLARLRELNVYAPATVPEWEELFGKPPTPAEQEIATRNREMAARLSWKPYMHNPRLPWFLPRVTNPTLIVWGREDRIVPVACGEQYRTLLPDARLTVLDKCGHLPPIEQPDTFACLVLDFLSAPAPARAQP; from the coding sequence ATGAAACCACGCGAAGAGATGATCACGGTCGGCGGGATCGACGTGCACACGTGGGTGGGCGGGCACGGCGACCCCCTGCTCGTGCTCCACGGCGCCGGCGGCAACCGGGGGTGGACGCGCTGGGTGGCGCGGGTGGCCGAGCGGTTCACCGTGTGGGCGCCGACCCATCCCGGGTTCGGACGCTCGGGGGACGCCGAGTGGATGGAAGGGGTCGACGACCTGGCCCGCTTCTACCTCTGGTTCATCGACGCCGCCGGGCTCGGCAAGCCACACGTCCTGGGCCAGTCGCTGGGGGGGTGGACGGCTGCTGAGCTGGCCACCATGAGCCCGGGCTCCATCGGCCGGCTCATCCTGGCCGCACCCGTCGGGCTCAAGCCCGACGAGGGGGAGATCCTCGACATCTTCTACCATCCGCTGGCCAGGCTCCGCGAGCTCAACGTGTACGCCCCGGCGACAGTGCCCGAATGGGAGGAGTTGTTCGGCAAGCCGCCCACGCCGGCCGAGCAGGAGATCGCCACCCGCAACCGGGAGATGGCCGCACGGCTCAGCTGGAAGCCCTACATGCACAACCCGCGCTTGCCCTGGTTCCTGCCGCGGGTGACCAACCCGACCCTGATCGTCTGGGGGCGAGAGGATCGCATCGTGCCGGTCGCCTGCGGCGAGCAGTATCGCACGCTGCTGCCCGACGCCCGGCTGACGGTGCTCGACAAATGCGGGCACCTGCCGCCCATCGAGCAGCCCGACACCTTCGCGTGCCTGGTGCTCGACTTCCTCTCCGCGCCCGCACCGGCGAGAGCCCAGCCATGA